From one Lolium rigidum isolate FL_2022 chromosome 4, APGP_CSIRO_Lrig_0.1, whole genome shotgun sequence genomic stretch:
- the LOC124705999 gene encoding subtilisin-like protease, with protein MPSFAHLLLLTLTLTFQNRPTPALCIADHPHATASTTQPQTFILVLKSPAEAGTSEDEHRWWHETFMPSPLAGSEEPRLLHTYTEVFTGFAARLTDAELDMVSKKPGFLRAFPDQIWHPATTHTPEFLGLKRGSGLWRDASYGKGVIIGVLDTGIYAQHPSFDDAGIPPPPSKWKGSCHGAARCNNKLIGAKFINRYANDSSDDTGHGTHTSSTAAGNFVSGASAHGLGSGTAAGVAPGAHLAMYRVCTIHGCALADIVAGLDEAVKDGVDILSLSLGPFYNVNFSGDPVAIGALSAVAKGIVVVAAAGNNGPKSFVANSAPWLLTVAAGSVDRSFETVVQLGNGDHVNGEAFNQISNSSANQFPLYWNKHCKLPARNVSGKIVVCHNTGSMNNTGSINNTDISAIMSAGAAGIVLINRKDAGFSTLLEDYGNVVQVTVSDGMKITEYVKTTIKASAAVIYKNTVLGVRPSPMVAAFSSRGPSRFSPGVLKPDVLAPGLNIIAAWPPLTLFGSGPFNIRSGTSMSTPHVSGIAALVKCSHPEWSAAAIKSAILTTSDIIDSTGDPILDEQHQRATAYAMGAGHVNPTRATDPGLVYDTGITEYAGYICALLGDQALAVIVRNPRLSCKMLPKIPESQLNYPTITVPLRTRPFTLNRTVTNVGSANSVYTLKIEVPESLIVSVYPETLVFSKAGQKISYTITVSSHGNAGEKIMEGSLSWVSGHYVVRSPIVAVAGLL; from the coding sequence ATGCCCTCCTTTGCCCATCTCCTCCTTCTCACCCTCACCCTCACCTTCCAAAATCGTCCTACACCTGCACTATGCATTGCTGACCACCCACATGCCACTGCCAGCACCACACAGCCTCAGACATTCATCCTGGTTCTCAAGTCGCCTGCCGAGGCTGGCACCAGCGAGGACGAGCACCGGTGGTGGCACGAGACTTTCATGCCATCCCCTCTCGCTGGCTCCGAGGAGCCGCGGCTCCTCCACACCTACACCGAGGTCTTCACCGGCTTCGCTGCCAGGCTGACGGATGCCGAGCTCGACATGGTGTCCAAGAAGCCCGGGTTCCTGCGTGCCTTCCCGGACCAGATCTGGCACCCTGCCACCACGCACACTCCCGAGTTTCTGGGGCTCAAGAGAGGCAGTGGCTTGTGGAGGGACGCCAGCTACGGCAAGGGCGTGATCATCGGGGTTTTGGACACGGGCATCTACGCGCAGCACCCTTCCTTTGATGATgctggcatcccgccgccgccgtcaaagtGGAAGGGTTCATGCCACGGCGCTGCTCGGTGCAACAACAAGCTCATCGGTGCCAAGTTCATCAACAGGTATGCAAATGACTCTAGCGATGACACTGGGCATGGGACGCATACCTCGTCCACCGCTGCTGGCAACTTCGTCAGTGGTGCATCGGCCCATGGCCTCGGCAGCGGCACAGCGGCCGGGGTTGCTCCAGGTGCACACCTGGCCATGTACAGAGTGTGCACAATCCATGGGTGTGCACTCGCAGACATAGTAGCCGGGTTAGACGAAGCTGTAAAGGACGGGGTCGATATCCTATCGCTATCCCTTGGCCCCTTTTACAATGTTAACTTCAGCGGAGACCCGGTCGCCATTGGCGCACTCAGTGCGGTAGCAAAGGGCATTGTTGTCGTGGCTGCagctgggaacaatggacccaagtCATTTGTTGCCAACTCTGCACCATGGTTGCTCACAGTCGCAGCTGGCTCAGTGGACCGTAGCTTTGAGACTGTTGTGCAGCTGGGCAACGGGGATCACGTAAATGGGGAGGCTTTCAACCAGATATCCAACTCAAGCGCCAACCAGTTTCCTCTTTATTGGAACAAACACTGCAAGTTGCCTGCAAGAAATGTGTCTGGGAAAATCGTCGTTTGCCATAACACAGGATCAATGAATAACACAGGATCAATAAACAACACCGACATCAGTGCCATCATGAGTGCCGGGGCGGCTGGCATAGTGCTGATCAACAGGAAAGATGCCGGCTTCAGCACGCTCCTTGAGGACTATGGTAATGTTGTTCAAGTGACTGTGTCTGATGGCATGAAGATCACAGAGTACGTCAAGACAACAATCAAAGCCTCTGCCGCAGTCATCTACAAAAACACAGTTCTGGGGGTCCGTCCATCCCCAATGGTTGCAGCATTCTCATCCCGTGGTCCTAGCAGGTTCAGCCCCGGCGTTCTGAAGCCGGATGTATTAGCACCTGGCCTCAATATCATTGCTGCATGGCCACCACTCACCCTGTTTGGTTCTGGGCCATTCAACATTCGATCAGGGACGTCGATGTCAACTCCGCATGTCAGTGGCATCGCTGCGCTTGTTAAGTGCTCCCATCCTGAGTGGTCCGCTGCTGCGATCAAGTCGGCCATCCTGACAACATCCGACATTATCGACAGCACTGGTGACCCGATCTTGGATGAGCAGCATCAGAGGGCAACAGCATATGCGATGGGTGCTGGCCATGTGAATCCTACAAGAGCTACTGATCCGGGTCTAGTTTATGACACTGGCATTACTGAATATGCCGGCTATATATGTGCTCTCCTTGGTGATCAAGCCTTGGCAGTCATTGTGCGTAATCCGAGGTTGTCCTGCAAAATGCTTCCTAAGATACCAGAATCGCAGCTTAACTACCCAACCATAACGGTGCCCCTCAGGACAAGGCCATTCACATTGAACCGGACTGTGACAAATGTGGGTTCAGCCAACTCAGTGTACACACTGAAGATAGAGGTTCCTGAGAGTCTTATAGTGTCTGTCTACCCAGAGACATTGGTCTTTTCCAAGGCTGGACAGAAGATATCGTATACCATAACGGTGAGCAGCCATGGCAATGCCGGGGAAAAGATCATGGAGGGAAGTTTGAGCTGGGTGTCTGGGCACTATGTTGTGCGAAGTCCCATAGTTGCCGTTGCTGGTCTGCTGTAA